A window of the Zeugodacus cucurbitae isolate PBARC_wt_2022May chromosome 4, idZeuCucr1.2, whole genome shotgun sequence genome harbors these coding sequences:
- the LOC105211079 gene encoding probable serine hydrolase, whose amino-acid sequence MRELFTLLKWRVLDGHTSRSEKYIVPVVSAVNLKECYKMTESQPVELRIPVPWGYIAGCWYGDQLRRPLLALHGWQDNAGSFARLAPLIAAHRSILAIDLPGHGRSSHFPAGMSYHFNDFVRIVHRVVRHYKWPKVSFMGHSMGAALSFYYAALFPNSVDMIIAIDALTTLYFPPHIQIDMMSVMTEKALNEEDRLRAPAPVPIFDYESLTDLLYRGSEQSVELAHCKCLLERSVRRADGHSDMYYFSRDGRVKLMEMLFTQPELVLALAERLRNIHYLVIKAELSYHIELESLKDVFSVLRANNPTFEFHVMKGEKHHVHLNSPDKVAACVLPYLQMYGGGGCKLAEAKL is encoded by the exons ATGAGAGAATTGTTTACTTTGCTAAAGTGGAGAGTCTTAGACGGTCATACATCACGCAGTGAAAAATACATAGTTCCAGTAGTAAGTGCCGTTAACCTTAAAGAGTGTTACAAAATGACGGAGAGCCAA CCAGTTGAATTGCGCATTCCCGTGCCTTGGGGTTACATAGCCGGCTGTTGGTATGGCGATCAGCTGAGGCGGCCACTGCTCGCTCTACACGGTTGGCAAGACAACGCCGGCAGTTTCGCACGCTTGGCGCCACTTATCGCAGCGCATCGATCCATTTTAGCTATCGATCTGCCCGGTCACGGACGTTCGTCGCACTTTCCCGCCGGCATGTCGTACCACTTCAACGATTTTGTACGCATCGTGCATCGTGTTGTACGCCATTATAAGTGGCCCAAGGTATCCTTTATGGGCCACTCAATGGGCGCCGCTTTGAGTTTTTACTACGCCGCACTCTTTCCGAACTCGGTCGATATGATCATAGCGATTGATGCGTTGACCACGTTATACTTTCCGCCGCACATACAAATCGATATGATGTCCGTTATGACGGAGAAGGCGTTGAACGAGGAGGATCGACTGCGGGCACCAGCGCCGGTGCCAATTTTCGATTATGAGAGCTTAACTGATTTACTTTATCGCGGTTCGGAGCAATCGGTCGAGTTGGCGCATTGCAAGTGTCTGCTGGAGCGTAGTGTTCGACGGGCCGATGGTCACTCGGATATGTATTATTTCTCTCGAGATGGTCGAGTTAAGCTGATGGAAATGTTGTTTACGCAGCCGGAACTGGTGCTGGCGCTAGCTGAACGCTTGCGTAATATTCATTATCTTGTCATTAAAGCTGAGCTCTCGTATCACATTGAGTTGGAGAGTCTTAAGGATGTCTTTAGTGTTCTGCGCGCAAATAATCCCACATTTGAATTTCATGTAATGAAAGGTGAGAAGCATCACGTTCACCTCAATAGTCCCGATAAAGTGGCGGCGTGTGTATTGCCATATCTACAAATGTATGGTGGAGGCGGCTGTAAGCTCGCTGAGGCTAAACTATAG